One Trichosurus vulpecula isolate mTriVul1 chromosome 7, mTriVul1.pri, whole genome shotgun sequence genomic region harbors:
- the TRIM50 gene encoding E3 ubiquitin-protein ligase TRIM50 isoform X1, whose product MALQVRAPDLANGLQCPICLEVFKEPLMLQCGHSYCKDCLNSLAHHLGSQLFCPVCRQVVPDVSSSPPNVSLAQVIEALHLPGEQELSVCTHHQNPLSLFCERDRELICGLCGLLGSHRQHQVTPVSTVYSRMKEELSGLISDLKQQRETLEEQITRLGNNRTRIANESDVFGWVIRREFQELHRLVDEEKARCLEGIECHKRGLVASMDIQLEQAQGARERLDQTEQVLERLSEESHLDFIQVGQGKEHTKLQQTLPLEGTFNAVSFKPGFHPADLKMTVWKRLFRKVLPAMETLKLDPATAHPLLQLSKGNTVVQCGLLSQRCVSHPDGFDYNTCVLTSRGFSCGRHYWEVVVGSKNHWRLGVIKGTASRKGKLTKSPEHGVWLIGLKEGRGYEAFQCPRVPLPVAGHPHRIGVYLHYEQGELTFFDADRPEGLQPLYTFQADFQGKLYPILDTCWHERGNNSLPMVLPQPPGPGHLPSLEHTKL is encoded by the exons ATGGCGCTGCAAGTCAGGGCCCCTGATTTGGCAAATGGGCTCCAATGTCCCATTTGTCTGGAGGTCTTTAAGGAGCCCCTGATGCTGCAGTGTGGCCATTCTTATTGCAAAGATTGCTTGAACTCCTTAGCCCACCACCTGGGAAGCCAGCTTTTCTGCCCCGTGTGCCGGCAAGTGGTGCCTGATGTCAGCAGCTCCCCGCCCAATGTTTCCCTGGCCCAGGTGATCGAAGCTCTGCACCTCCCAGGGGAGCAGGAGCTGAGCGTCTGTACCCATCACCAAAACCCCCTCAGCCTATTCTGTGAGAGGGACAGAGAGCTCATCTGTGGCCTCTGTGGTCTTCTGGGCTCCCATCGGCAGCACCAGGTCACACCTGTCTCCACCGTGTACAGCCGCATGAAG gaAGAGCTCTCCGGCCTCATTTCTGACCTGAAACAACAGCGAGAAACACTGGAGGAACAGATCACCAGACTGGGGAACAACAGGACCCGGATTGCT AACGAGTCCGACGTCTTCGGCTGGGTGATCCGGAGAGAGTTCCAGGAGTTACACCGACTGGTGGATGAGGAGAAGGCCCGGTGCCTGGAGGGCATAGAGTGTCACAAGCGGGGCCTTGTGGCCTCCATGGACATCCAGCTGGAGCAGGCCCAGGGTGCCCGGGAGCGGCTGGACCAGACGGAACAAGTCTTGGAGCGGCTGAGTGAGGAGTCTCACCTCGACTTCATCCAGGTGGGCCAGGGAAAGGAGCA CACAAAGCTCCAGCAGACGCTGCCCCTGGAGGGGACCTTCAACGCTGTCTCCTTCAAGCCCGGCTTCCATCCAGCTGACCTCAAAATGACCGTGTGGAAGCGGCTGTTCCGCAAGGTTCTGCCAG CCATGGAGACTCTGAAATTGGACCCAGCTACGGCCCACCCGCTCCTCCAACTCTCCAAAGGGAACACGGTGGTGCAGTGCGGCCTCCTGTCTCAGCGGTGTGTCAGCCATCCTGACGGCTTTGACTACAACACCTGTGTCCTCACCAGCCGCGGCTTCTCCTGCGGCCGTCACTACTGGGAGGTGGTAGTAGGCAGCAAGAATCACTGGCGGCTGGGGGTCATCAAGGGCACCGCCAGCAGAAAGGGCAAACTGACCAAGTCCCCCGAGCACGGGGTGTGGTTGATCGGGCTCAAAGAGGGCCGGGGGTATGAGGCCTTCCAGTGCCCACGGGTGCCCCTGCCTGTGGCTGGCCACCCTCATCGGATCGGTGTGTATCTCCACTACGAACAGGGGGAGCTCACTTTCTTTGATGCAGACCGCCCTGAGGGCCTCCAGCCCCTGTACACTTTCCAGGCTGACTTCCAAGGCAAACTTTACCCCATCCTGGACACCTGCTGGCATGAACGTGGCAACAATTCCCTCCCCATGGTTCTGCCCCAGCCTCCGGGGCCTGGCCACCTCCCCTCACTGGAGCACACCAAACTGTAG
- the TRIM50 gene encoding E3 ubiquitin-protein ligase TRIM50 isoform X2 translates to MALQVRAPDLANGLQCPICLEVFKEPLMLQCGHSYCKDCLNSLAHHLGSQLFCPVCRQVVPDVSSSPPNVSLAQVIEALHLPGEQELSVCTHHQNPLSLFCERDRELICGLCGLLGSHRQHQVTPVSTVYSRMKEELSGLISDLKQQRETLEEQITRLGNNRTRIANESDVFGWVIRREFQELHRLVDEEKARCLEGIECHKRGLVASMDIQLEQAQGARERLDQTEQVLERLSEESHLDFIQKYHAIASRQLQQTLPLEGTFNAVSFKPGFHPADLKMTVWKRLFRKVLPAMETLKLDPATAHPLLQLSKGNTVVQCGLLSQRCVSHPDGFDYNTCVLTSRGFSCGRHYWEVVVGSKNHWRLGVIKGTASRKGKLTKSPEHGVWLIGLKEGRGYEAFQCPRVPLPVAGHPHRIGVYLHYEQGELTFFDADRPEGLQPLYTFQADFQGKLYPILDTCWHERGNNSLPMVLPQPPGPGHLPSLEHTKL, encoded by the exons ATGGCGCTGCAAGTCAGGGCCCCTGATTTGGCAAATGGGCTCCAATGTCCCATTTGTCTGGAGGTCTTTAAGGAGCCCCTGATGCTGCAGTGTGGCCATTCTTATTGCAAAGATTGCTTGAACTCCTTAGCCCACCACCTGGGAAGCCAGCTTTTCTGCCCCGTGTGCCGGCAAGTGGTGCCTGATGTCAGCAGCTCCCCGCCCAATGTTTCCCTGGCCCAGGTGATCGAAGCTCTGCACCTCCCAGGGGAGCAGGAGCTGAGCGTCTGTACCCATCACCAAAACCCCCTCAGCCTATTCTGTGAGAGGGACAGAGAGCTCATCTGTGGCCTCTGTGGTCTTCTGGGCTCCCATCGGCAGCACCAGGTCACACCTGTCTCCACCGTGTACAGCCGCATGAAG gaAGAGCTCTCCGGCCTCATTTCTGACCTGAAACAACAGCGAGAAACACTGGAGGAACAGATCACCAGACTGGGGAACAACAGGACCCGGATTGCT AACGAGTCCGACGTCTTCGGCTGGGTGATCCGGAGAGAGTTCCAGGAGTTACACCGACTGGTGGATGAGGAGAAGGCCCGGTGCCTGGAGGGCATAGAGTGTCACAAGCGGGGCCTTGTGGCCTCCATGGACATCCAGCTGGAGCAGGCCCAGGGTGCCCGGGAGCGGCTGGACCAGACGGAACAAGTCTTGGAGCGGCTGAGTGAGGAGTCTCACCTCGACTTCATCCAG AAATACCACGCCATTGCCTCCAGGCAA CTCCAGCAGACGCTGCCCCTGGAGGGGACCTTCAACGCTGTCTCCTTCAAGCCCGGCTTCCATCCAGCTGACCTCAAAATGACCGTGTGGAAGCGGCTGTTCCGCAAGGTTCTGCCAG CCATGGAGACTCTGAAATTGGACCCAGCTACGGCCCACCCGCTCCTCCAACTCTCCAAAGGGAACACGGTGGTGCAGTGCGGCCTCCTGTCTCAGCGGTGTGTCAGCCATCCTGACGGCTTTGACTACAACACCTGTGTCCTCACCAGCCGCGGCTTCTCCTGCGGCCGTCACTACTGGGAGGTGGTAGTAGGCAGCAAGAATCACTGGCGGCTGGGGGTCATCAAGGGCACCGCCAGCAGAAAGGGCAAACTGACCAAGTCCCCCGAGCACGGGGTGTGGTTGATCGGGCTCAAAGAGGGCCGGGGGTATGAGGCCTTCCAGTGCCCACGGGTGCCCCTGCCTGTGGCTGGCCACCCTCATCGGATCGGTGTGTATCTCCACTACGAACAGGGGGAGCTCACTTTCTTTGATGCAGACCGCCCTGAGGGCCTCCAGCCCCTGTACACTTTCCAGGCTGACTTCCAAGGCAAACTTTACCCCATCCTGGACACCTGCTGGCATGAACGTGGCAACAATTCCCTCCCCATGGTTCTGCCCCAGCCTCCGGGGCCTGGCCACCTCCCCTCACTGGAGCACACCAAACTGTAG
- the TRIM50 gene encoding E3 ubiquitin-protein ligase TRIM50 isoform X3 — translation MALQVRAPDLANGLQCPICLEVFKEPLMLQCGHSYCKDCLNSLAHHLGSQLFCPVCRQVVPDVSSSPPNVSLAQVIEALHLPGEQELSVCTHHQNPLSLFCERDRELICGLCGLLGSHRQHQVTPVSTVYSRMKEELSGLISDLKQQRETLEEQITRLGNNRTRIANESDVFGWVIRREFQELHRLVDEEKARCLEGIECHKRGLVASMDIQLEQAQGARERLDQTEQVLERLSEESHLDFIQKYHAIASSTKLQQTLPLEGTFNAVSFKPGFHPADLKMTVWKRLFRKVLPAMETLKLDPATAHPLLQLSKGNTVVQCGLLSQRCVSHPDGFDYNTCVLTSRGFSCGRHYWEVVVGSKNHWRLGVIKGTASRKGKLTKSPEHGVWLIGLKEGRGYEAFQCPRVPLPVAGHPHRIGVYLHYEQGELTFFDADRPEGLQPLYTFQADFQGKLYPILDTCWHERGNNSLPMVLPQPPGPGHLPSLEHTKL, via the exons ATGGCGCTGCAAGTCAGGGCCCCTGATTTGGCAAATGGGCTCCAATGTCCCATTTGTCTGGAGGTCTTTAAGGAGCCCCTGATGCTGCAGTGTGGCCATTCTTATTGCAAAGATTGCTTGAACTCCTTAGCCCACCACCTGGGAAGCCAGCTTTTCTGCCCCGTGTGCCGGCAAGTGGTGCCTGATGTCAGCAGCTCCCCGCCCAATGTTTCCCTGGCCCAGGTGATCGAAGCTCTGCACCTCCCAGGGGAGCAGGAGCTGAGCGTCTGTACCCATCACCAAAACCCCCTCAGCCTATTCTGTGAGAGGGACAGAGAGCTCATCTGTGGCCTCTGTGGTCTTCTGGGCTCCCATCGGCAGCACCAGGTCACACCTGTCTCCACCGTGTACAGCCGCATGAAG gaAGAGCTCTCCGGCCTCATTTCTGACCTGAAACAACAGCGAGAAACACTGGAGGAACAGATCACCAGACTGGGGAACAACAGGACCCGGATTGCT AACGAGTCCGACGTCTTCGGCTGGGTGATCCGGAGAGAGTTCCAGGAGTTACACCGACTGGTGGATGAGGAGAAGGCCCGGTGCCTGGAGGGCATAGAGTGTCACAAGCGGGGCCTTGTGGCCTCCATGGACATCCAGCTGGAGCAGGCCCAGGGTGCCCGGGAGCGGCTGGACCAGACGGAACAAGTCTTGGAGCGGCTGAGTGAGGAGTCTCACCTCGACTTCATCCAG AAATACCACGCCATTGCCTCCAG CACAAAGCTCCAGCAGACGCTGCCCCTGGAGGGGACCTTCAACGCTGTCTCCTTCAAGCCCGGCTTCCATCCAGCTGACCTCAAAATGACCGTGTGGAAGCGGCTGTTCCGCAAGGTTCTGCCAG CCATGGAGACTCTGAAATTGGACCCAGCTACGGCCCACCCGCTCCTCCAACTCTCCAAAGGGAACACGGTGGTGCAGTGCGGCCTCCTGTCTCAGCGGTGTGTCAGCCATCCTGACGGCTTTGACTACAACACCTGTGTCCTCACCAGCCGCGGCTTCTCCTGCGGCCGTCACTACTGGGAGGTGGTAGTAGGCAGCAAGAATCACTGGCGGCTGGGGGTCATCAAGGGCACCGCCAGCAGAAAGGGCAAACTGACCAAGTCCCCCGAGCACGGGGTGTGGTTGATCGGGCTCAAAGAGGGCCGGGGGTATGAGGCCTTCCAGTGCCCACGGGTGCCCCTGCCTGTGGCTGGCCACCCTCATCGGATCGGTGTGTATCTCCACTACGAACAGGGGGAGCTCACTTTCTTTGATGCAGACCGCCCTGAGGGCCTCCAGCCCCTGTACACTTTCCAGGCTGACTTCCAAGGCAAACTTTACCCCATCCTGGACACCTGCTGGCATGAACGTGGCAACAATTCCCTCCCCATGGTTCTGCCCCAGCCTCCGGGGCCTGGCCACCTCCCCTCACTGGAGCACACCAAACTGTAG
- the NSUN5 gene encoding 28S rRNA (cytosine-C(5))-methyltransferase, translating into MALYGAAAAVLSGVEAHQGSLKSLVYSSRFQNVRQLYALVCETQRYSAVLDAVIRSAGLLEAEKKLKPHLAKVLVYELLLGRGLRGGGRWKPVLSRHKARLQAELARLKVKRCVSRNEDLLESTPGATQVVQLPRFVRVNTLKTNLEDTIDYLKREGYSYQGRASGPDKLRALQGKLFFLDSLLPELLVFSAGTDFHKHPLYQAGHLILQDKASCLPATLLAPPPGSHVIDACAAPGNKTSYLAALLKNQGKIFAFDLDAGRLATMATMLTRAGVSCCEIANEDFLSVSPSDPRYGRVQYILLDPSCSGSGMASRQLEEPGAGSPSQERLCALAGFQRRALSHALSFPALQRVVYSTCSVCQEENEDVVRDVLEQNPGAFRLVHALPLWPQRGLSTFPGAEHCIRASPEATLTGGFFVAVLERADGKSSGPEPQLLAGELVPRVAPKKKKRRRQQNALTP; encoded by the exons ATGGCGCTGTATGGGGCTGCAGCCGCGGTACTGTCGGGGGTAGAGGCGCACCAGGGCTCCCTCAAGAGCCTGGTCTATAGCAGCCGCTTCCAG AACGTCCGGCAGCTGTACGCTCTGGTCTGCGAGACGCAGCGCTACTCCGCCGTGCTGGACGCGGTGATCCGCAGCGCAGGGCTCCTGGAGGcggagaagaaactgaagccccacCTGGCCAAG GTCCTGGTGTATGAGCTGCTGCTGGGCCGGGGGCTACGGGGTGGAGGCCGATGGAAGCCTGTGCTCTCCAGGCACAAGGCCAGGCTGCAGGCCGAGTTGGCCCGGCTCAAGGTGAAGCGATGTGTGAGCCGAAATGAGGATCTCCTGGAGTCGACTCCTGGGGCCACCCAGG TGGTGCAGCTCCCTCGATTTGTACGAGTGAACACGCTCAAGACCAACCTCGAGGACACCATTGATTACTTGAAGCGTGAGGGCTATTCCTATCAGGGCCGTGCTTCTGG ACCGGACAAGCTACGGGCCTTACAgggtaaacttttttttctggattcaCTGCTCCCGGAGTTACTTGTATTCTCTGCCGGCACTGACTTCCATAAGCACCCGCTGTACCAGGCTGGCCATCTCATCCTGCAAGACAAG GCGAGCTGCCTCCCAGCCACGCTGCTTGcccctccgcctggctcccaTGTCATCGATGCCTGTGCCGCCCCAGGCAACAAGACGAGCTACCTGGCTGCTCTGCTGAAGAACCAGGG GAAGATCTTTGCTTTTGACTTGGATGCTGGGCGACTGGCCACCATGGCCACAATGCTGACCAGGGCTGGAGTCTCTTGCTGTGAGATAGCCAATGAGGACTTTCTGTCTGTATCTCCCTCTGACCCACGTTACGGCCGGGTCCAGTACATCTTGCTGGACCCCTCTTGCAGTGGTTCTG GCATGGCGTCAAGGCAGCTGGAGGAGCCTGGTGCAGGCAGCCCCAGCCAGGAACGTTTATGTGCTTTGGCTGGGTTCCAGCGCCGTGCCCTGAGCCACGCACTCTCCTTCCCAGCCCTGCAGCGTGTGGTCTACTCGACCTGCTCTGTGTGccaggaagaaaatgaggatgtGGTTCGAGATGTCCTGGAGCAGAACCCGGGTGCCTTTAG GCTTGTCCACGCATTACCTCTGTGGCCCCAGAGAGGCCTCAGCACCTTCCCAGGTGCAGAACACTGTATCCGGGCATCTCCTGAAGCCACGCTCACCGGAGGCTTTTTTGTTGCTGTGCTGGAACGGGCAGATGGGAAAAG CTCAGGTCCAGAACCCCAGTTGCTGGCTGGAGAACTTGTGCCCCGTGTGGCTCCCAAGAAAAAGAAACGACGGCGACAGCAAAATGCATTAACGCCATGA